TAAAGTTGACTCCGCCCCGAGAGCCCGTTAAAACGCCATTGTCATAGACATCCACAACCCCGGTCCCGCCCGGAGGAATGGCCCAGACATTGTCCCCGCGCAAAAAGGTGGTGGCATCCGGGGTGCCGGTCGCTGAAAAATCCGTGGGAGCTTCTACCTGGTCTTTGGATGCCAACAACCCGGCATCGCCGACTTCAGAAAGCGTATGGGTATGAGTGACATTGGCCTTGCCGGAAAGATCCACATCCACATTGACATCAATGCGGCTATTGACTGGATCATCGGTAACCACCGCCACAGTGTTTAAACCGTCCTTGAAATTCAGCTTGGGCCGGGTGGCAATATCCACCCCTTCATCCTGAATCGAGACATCGGCATGAATGGTCACTTCCACACTGGAAGGAATTGCAGGTTCCCCTTCCGGATCCCCGGCATTAAACACCAGATCCGTTCTGACATTGTCCCCTTCCACAATGTTGACAATACCCACCGTGCCAGCCAAAGCAATGCCGTTATCATGCACTTCCAGGGGACCTCGGGCCAGCAGCTTGATTTCGGCATCCAGCTTGTTATTGATCGGATCATCGCTCAGTTCAACAACGACATCCCCGTTACTGATAAAGTTGACTTGCTTTCTGACCCCGCCGAGATTCCCATCCACCGCTAGCTCCACTTTCTGAACGCTGGTATCTTCGACTACATCAATGGCCCCACCGGTTTCAGCAAGCGTTGGCCCCATTGCCACTTCCGTCATGGCATCGGGTTGCGTAATCAGCAACTTGCCTCCGTCCAGGGTGCCCATACCCGTCCCCCCCTTGGTGGGCGGCAGAACACCAGAGAACTGATCCGAATTCACTTGGCGGTTGGTCAGCGCCGTGTCAATTTCATCGCGGGTTTTTTGAGAAGACCAGATCGTATCCGGGGCGGTGACCGTGTCATCCATGGGACGGTGGGCTTCAAGATCCGCGAGGTGATCGGTCACCCCAATCGTCTTTTTCACCTGGGTCAGGCTTGCTTTTCGGGTATCGCCCGCGTTGTTGATCGCAAGTTCATCGCTTTCATTGAGTGAAAGCGTCGAAGGCAACTGGCTTATCTGAATCCGATCTTCAGCCATAGTCAAAAAATTCCCCGTCTTCAGGATTTGATGATGTAGTTCAACGTGAGATAAGGCGGCATGTTTTCATGGGGTTGCCCGCCTCCGGTAGCACCGGTTGTGGTCCCCACCGGCCCGTCACCGGAACCGTTAAAGTTCATGCCGCTTCCACTATGGGAAGGCGCCGAATAACTGTGGCCGTGAGAGGGCATTTCAGCCACTGTCAGTGTGTGCTTTTCCGTGCCGCCAAACCCGCCCAGCACATCCGCCTGTCCGTCCGTGACCCGGTTGGCCGAAACGCCGCCCATGTCATCTTTTCCCAAGGGAAATCGCCCTCGCAAATCGGGCAGGTTGAATGTAGTGACCCCATCACCCGCCCCATAGGTCGTACCGATGACAGTAAAGAGATCGGCAAATGTCGTTCGATCAACCGCAGAACCATCGCACAGCAGATACCCCGAAGGAATATCCGCTGTTGGCCAGGGATGCAAGGTGCCCGAGGGGATGCCGGATCCGGCTGCGGCTATCCGGTTCTGGATGGCTTGAGACAACTGGGTATTGTCATTCTTATTGGGAATCAGACCCGCATCCACGATGGCTTGCCTGATTTCTTCCTGGATCATGTTGAACCACCAGCTATCCAGCTTGGTGGCCGCAACGCCAGCTCCGGGATCCCCGTTGGTGAAATACCGCTCTTGGGCGGGAGCAGGGACATTGGGTGCGGTCGTCACGCTGGTTGAATTGTCAATGCGATACATACGCGTTCCGTCCTAGCTTTTAATGATGGCCTTGAGCGTGATAAAAGGGGGTATGTTGTTATGGGCCTGGTTTCCGCCCGTGTTGCCGGTTGTCGTCGAGACATTGCCGTCTCCGGAATCGTTAAAATTCATGCCGCCCCCGCTGGAGCTGGCCACGCTATAGGTGTGGGTGTGGCTGGGTAGCTCCGCCACACTCAACTGGACTTTATCCAAACCGCCCGCGCCTCCAAGAGAATCCGCTTGAAGGGCAACCACCCGATCCGCGCTGGTGCCACCCATATCGTCTTTGCCCAGGACAAAGCGTCCCCGAAGATCCGGCACGTTAAAGGTGGTGGCCCCGTTTCCTACGCCATAACTTGTATCCAAAACAGCGAATAGGCGCTGGTAATCGGTTCTGGAAACGGCCCGACCGTCACATTCCAGATAACCCGCCGGAATTTTTTCTCCGGCAAACCAGAGGATGGATCCCGTTTCCACCGCCAGACCCGCTTCCTGGATGAGAGCATCAATCGCCTTGGTGAACTGGGTATTGTCCGCTTTATCCGGGTTTAATCCCCCAGCCAAAACAACCGAGCGGATTTCCTCCTGAATCATGTTGAGCCACCAATCTTCCATATGGGTGCCCCTGTCCCAGAAGGCTTCGCTTTGAGCAGGCGGAATCGCCGGTGGTGTGGCCACCGATGTCACGTTATCGATACGATACATGCAAAGCCCCCTAGCTATAGGTGAAAATCACGATGGTGTGGGCTGGCTTATAGCGGTTAATGAGGCATTCCAGAATCTCATTACCCCAACTGCGAATCGGATCCCCGCAGGATCCGATGCCAGTCTTGGTATGGCGAATGGTGTCTAGGGGCGCATTGACTTCCCAGTAATGCAGCCAGGTGTCCCCGTAATCGCCGATTCCACAAGGCATCCCGGCAGTGGTTGGCCAGGTTTCGGTAATGGAAATCACAAAGCCGAACCGTGCGGCCAGATCGATGAAATACTGCTTGTGCTGACCGCCACGGGCGTTGAGCTTATCCACCACCGCTTGGCGTCGTAGCTCAACTGTTTGAGCAAGGCCGGTGCAGGGATCGGGCAAGCCTGCCGTTCGCTCCCAATCCATCAGGAGTTCGAGTGTCACGCGGGGATCGAGTTCATCGCTCAAGTCATCCGCCCGCTCATCGATACGGGCGGATTCATCAGCCAATGCCTGCAATAGCCGGTTCTGGGTGAGATCGTCCTCATCCGGCCACGCCTGCCCGCTGGGTTTGAGCTTTTTAATTTGCTCGTAATAATCCTTGGCGCTTGCACTCATGGGGTTCTAGCTCCAGGTGATGGTTCCCACAACCGGGATTTCGCCAATCCCAACGGACACATTCGCCAATGGACTCAGCAGGTTATGGGCAAATTCCCCTTGGGCAATGGAGATCGCTTCCCGGATGCGGGACAAATAAATGGTGCCGCCCGGCTCGCCTTCACGCTTGAACAGATCGGCAAGTTCCGCTTCCGCAGCCGCTTGAATCAACGGATCGGCAACGGGAGAACCGTCGCTATCCAGAAGAACAATTTCAAAATCGATGGGAGCAGGCGTTGGAGCAACCACAAAGACCTGAGCCGTCACCGGGCGCAGATTCTGGATATAGTCATTGGCTCTGGTGACATCGTCCCCTTGCGGAATCCCGTCCGGGTACGTGTTATCCATCATAAAACGCACCGTCACTGTGCCCGCCCCGAGTTCTTGCGTGGCCCAGGCTCTTGTGACGCCTTCCACTTCGCGAGCCCAGTTCACATAATCAAAGAGCGCTCCCCCATGGGGCGGTTGTTGAATCCGGGCGAGCATTCTTTCCCGCAAACTGGCATCGGTTTCGGTATCGGTGCCGCCCGTCAGTTCGCCCGCCGTTGATTCGGCGTTAAAGCCTGAAATCGGGTTTACAAAAGTAAGAATGGTTCCGGTGACGGTATTGCCATTTTTTCCGGCTTTTAAGGCCCGGACTGTTAAAATCAGGATATTTCCATCAATGACCCCGGCTTTGACGGTTTCAAACAGCTCCCCATCTCCGCGTTGCAGTTTCTGGCCAATGTTTATCAGGCTTCCGTTATTACCGGTAAAGGTACAATTGCCTTGGGCTTTGGTAGCCGCTTTTCGATCCACCCCCCACACAGCCGCCCAGCGTTCCATATACTCGCGCTCTGCGGTATCGGGAATGCCTTGTCTGGCGATAAAGTCCAGGTAGCCATACAAGCCATGGGCCAGGCCCGCCAGGATACGGGCGATGACACCCAGAAAGGACCGCCTGACCCTGGAATCGGCTCCCGAAATCCGCGTGTTAATATCGCCCCGGATTCTGTCGAGCAGTTGCTCCAAAGTGGGCCGTGCAAAGTTGGTGTCCATGGCGCGTTATTGCTCCAGGAATTGGTTATCATCGGTGGCCAGGAAGTCCTGATTGCTTTCAAGCGACAGGATTTTGTGAGGGGCCACAGCCGTGGAGGGTTCGCCTTGCAGGAGCCGGTTCCAGATCAAGTTGAAACGCTCTTTGGAGCCCGTCATCTTGGTGATTTCAACGGTGATTCCCATCACCCCAGCGATTTTGCTCACCCAAAAGGTGGTGACCTGAACGTTTTCGGCAATACCGTCATCAATGAGCCAGGCGAGGGCTTCAAGGGAATACTCTTTGGCCCGGTTGAGCGTTTCTTGCGTGGCCTTTTCCCGAGCCAAAAGCCAGAGGTGCGATCCGATTTCATCCCCATCCAGTGCCGCAAAGGTATCGCCCCACCAACCCCGGCGAAAAGTTTCCCCAGCGGGAAGCGGATCGGTCAAGGCCGCCCGTTTATCTGTAAACAGACTGACTATTACAGAGGTTTCTAGCGTTTCATCCGCTTCAAGATCGCGGTATTTGAGCTGAGCGTCAAAGTAGCCCAGGGTTCCCCCTTCACCGGCATGGTGAAAGAGGCGAATGTCTCTTGTCATCTGCCTTACCCCTATGATAACAATGAGCGCAGGGAATCAAGTAAGATAAAGAACCCGTGAGGGTTGCTCACAGGGCCATCTCATGGCGTGTAATGTAGCGTGTTAAAATACACTCAATTGTTTGAGAATTCTGTATGCAAGCCTCTTGCGTAGTTTAAATTGAGAACAAGTAGTTCTCAATTGCCGCCAAAGCACGAATTGGATAGATATTAGTATGGAATGGTCATTTCTAAGTACTGAAACACTAACATTTGTAAGCACTATTGTTGCTTGTGTTGCAATGGTTTTTGCGGCTATTAGTGTGTATTTCACTTACAAGATAACCCAAACAAAGTTTGGAGTAGATGTCAGAGGGCAAGCTCAATGGGTAGATAGTGTTTACTCAGATGAGAAATATGTATCCAGCATTAAGCTGCAGAATTTCAAGGATAAATCGATCGCAATTTTTTCTATATATGTAAGGATTGGGCATAATTACTACATTGAAATAGAAGAGTTTGAAGATAGTCCACTGATATTGAATCCCTTTGAAACGATAAATAGAAACTATGACCCTATTGAGTTTTATAATTTCAATTCTTGTAAGATAAGAATTTCTTCTCTTCCCAGTAAGTTAATTTATTCTTCGGAATTAATTTTATACACTTCAGAAGGCCGATATAATGTTAGAAAAAGAATTCCAAATGACAACTTGGTCATGCACTACTTTAACAATCATTTGACGGCAATTGCCAAGCCCATCAGACTACCTTTTAAAGGTGTTTCATATGGAGGTAATACCAAGTTTATCGTTGAGTTTATATATGAGAATGGAAAAAGTGAAGTTGTTCCGCTACAAGAAGAAGATTATTCTTGGCAAAAATTTAAAAGGTTCTCTCTTTCAAAAGATGCCTTGCGTTCAAAAGATGACCTGGAAAGGTTTCTTGAAGACAAAATATCAAATAGTTTATTAACATGTGCTAGTTTTACTGTTTACGACCTGAACGAGAAACGGAAAGAAATATTTGAAGGCACGTACAAGGAGCATCTAGCAAGGCAAGTAAACTGGTTTGAGTATTATATCTTGGGCAAAATTTTAACGACAGTTGCAGAATTTAGACTGAAGCTTAAAAACCGAAAAGCAAGAGAAATTGCAAACAAAAATAATATATCCAGGATAGCCGCTATCAAACTTCGTAGTATTTTTAGATCTATTACTCAGGCAACTGACAGGTCTCGTAGGCTATTTATGACCAAGATTCGTAGTTTTTTTGAAGCCTTGTCAGACCAGAGCAAAAACTAAAAAATAGATTTTTACGGTTTAAGTCGCTCCCGGCCCACCGTGTTCAGGCGGCATGCAAGGATTATCAGATCCCGGGACCGTGCATTGGGCGTAACTATCCGTGTGAGTCGGAAAGTAATCGTATCCCCGGCCACCACAGTCCCACTTGATTCTGCTTACGGCATGGATTTCCACCTCATTGCCTTCCAGCCGTGCCACAGCATCTGATTGGATGATGATGTTGCCTGTTGCTTTCAGATAGATTTTGCCGTCTTTGGATTCCAGGGTGATGTTGTTTTCCGGTGTTTCTAAAATGACTTCTCCGTCAGCCTTGAAATGAGCGAAATTGCCTTTCTGGGTATAGACGGCCACATCCCCTTCAGCAAGATTCCGTTTCCTGAATTCCCGGTGCTCAACGGCCATCACTACCCCGTGAGAGCGATCCCCGTTCATGAAAACCACCAGCGCTTCAGATCCAGCAGGCGGATGGCCGGTAAAACCATATTGCTGCATCCGCTCAATGCCCGACCGGGTTTCACCAGCCAGCAAATCAGACTGGATCAGCTGATACCCGCCTGCATCATCAATGAGCTTCACCACACCGCGAGCGAGCATATTAAAAATCCGGCGCTTCATTTTGCCGGTGAGTTTG
This is a stretch of genomic DNA from Vampirovibrio chlorellavorus. It encodes these proteins:
- a CDS encoding phage tail protein, producing MYRIDNVTSVATPPAIPPAQSEAFWDRGTHMEDWWLNMIQEEIRSVVLAGGLNPDKADNTQFTKAIDALIQEAGLAVETGSILWFAGEKIPAGYLECDGRAVSRTDYQRLFAVLDTSYGVGNGATTFNVPDLRGRFVLGKDDMGGTSADRVVALQADSLGGAGGLDKVQLSVAELPSHTHTYSVASSSGGGMNFNDSGDGNVSTTTGNTGGNQAHNNIPPFITLKAIIKS
- a CDS encoding phage tail protein produces the protein MYRIDNSTSVTTAPNVPAPAQERYFTNGDPGAGVAATKLDSWWFNMIQEEIRQAIVDAGLIPNKNDNTQLSQAIQNRIAAAGSGIPSGTLHPWPTADIPSGYLLCDGSAVDRTTFADLFTVIGTTYGAGDGVTTFNLPDLRGRFPLGKDDMGGVSANRVTDGQADVLGGFGGTEKHTLTVAEMPSHGHSYSAPSHSGSGMNFNGSGDGPVGTTTGATGGGQPHENMPPYLTLNYIIKS
- a CDS encoding baseplate J/gp47 family protein, whose protein sequence is MDTNFARPTLEQLLDRIRGDINTRISGADSRVRRSFLGVIARILAGLAHGLYGYLDFIARQGIPDTAEREYMERWAAVWGVDRKAATKAQGNCTFTGNNGSLINIGQKLQRGDGELFETVKAGVIDGNILILTVRALKAGKNGNTVTGTILTFVNPISGFNAESTAGELTGGTDTETDASLRERMLARIQQPPHGGALFDYVNWAREVEGVTRAWATQELGAGTVTVRFMMDNTYPDGIPQGDDVTRANDYIQNLRPVTAQVFVVAPTPAPIDFEIVLLDSDGSPVADPLIQAAAEAELADLFKREGEPGGTIYLSRIREAISIAQGEFAHNLLSPLANVSVGIGEIPVVGTITWS
- a CDS encoding phage baseplate assembly protein V, with product MDLRDFDKLTGKMKRRIFNMLARGVVKLIDDAGGYQLIQSDLLAGETRSGIERMQQYGFTGHPPAGSEALVVFMNGDRSHGVVMAVEHREFRKRNLAEGDVAVYTQKGNFAHFKADGEVILETPENNITLESKDGKIYLKATGNIIIQSDAVARLEGNEVEIHAVSRIKWDCGGRGYDYFPTHTDSYAQCTVPGSDNPCMPPEHGGPGAT
- a CDS encoding YmfQ family protein, with amino-acid sequence MSASAKDYYEQIKKLKPSGQAWPDEDDLTQNRLLQALADESARIDERADDLSDELDPRVTLELLMDWERTAGLPDPCTGLAQTVELRRQAVVDKLNARGGQHKQYFIDLAARFGFVISITETWPTTAGMPCGIGDYGDTWLHYWEVNAPLDTIRHTKTGIGSCGDPIRSWGNEILECLINRYKPAHTIVIFTYS
- a CDS encoding phage GP46 family protein, which codes for MTRDIRLFHHAGEGGTLGYFDAQLKYRDLEADETLETSVIVSLFTDKRAALTDPLPAGETFRRGWWGDTFAALDGDEIGSHLWLLAREKATQETLNRAKEYSLEALAWLIDDGIAENVQVTTFWVSKIAGVMGITVEITKMTGSKERFNLIWNRLLQGEPSTAVAPHKILSLESNQDFLATDDNQFLEQ